TAGTATAAAAAACTCGCTTTCCGCTTTTTCTGTATGTCTGTATacttagattttaaaaattacgcaactgattttgacgattttttttatacagtgattaaagaggaaggtttatatgtataataacacaGAAAAAGGGGGAGCAAGGGATTTTTTGATGTAGGATTTGGTAAGAGcgagttttatataaaaaagaacagCCCATGAATCTTTCAAAGGGACTGTTTTAgcttctttataaaatatagcgattcaatcataataatatatatcgttTCGTACCTAAGacattttaaacgtttattttttaaattatttcctaaCAACCAATCAAACATCTCAATTCTAACTTTATACAACCCAAGCAATCAAAGTTAAATGATATGAAAGTCCACACAGTTGATAAAATCAATGTAGGAACCACATTATATTGCATTATAGTGCATATATAGGATCCAGGTCACACCGAAATCCCTATAACCTtgcaatatgaataaaaaactaaaatcacAGAATGATAAATTAACAACATTATTCCATACAATAAATTAGGCCGACATATAAGTAAAAGACTATTGACGTATGATAGAACAGCTACACTTCACTTAAAATAGCATCACGTTGGGAGTAGCATAACCAGAGGTGCATTAGGACGTATTGACTATTCCGTTATGAGTAAAAGTTGCTCCGTCTGTTTGTTCATCCTTGGGCTGCCTACAGTCAAAGTTCTTGCAGAGGTTCCTTATctgtaattattgaatattgtttatgtaatacatatctctatataaacatataaaattctccGAATTCTCTGAGATAGCTGGAACGAATctcatgatttttttgtacatatagGTAACCTGAAAATcggtcaacatctatttttctgACCCCTAAATGGTAAGAGTAAGACAGagcagcgtttgccgggtcagcgaGTATACTAATATGATATTCCCCATTGTCAATAAACCTTGCAACTAATTCGGTATCAGAAGCATTAAAgtgatttaatttctattgacttctttcatattatttttgattcaaaacgcttttaaaatatacgttgAGATGTGTGATGAAATAAACGTGATAATcataatttactataattataaacgtaaTGTATGAGCACAGTGACCAGTGGCCTATACTATCtaacgaatttaatttatagttggGGAGGCTACGatactaaatatgtatttgaagAATCCAATTAGAATTGGTCCATTAGACAATTGATAGACAGTAGCAAGAAGAAAAGgtctttttaatgttttaaattttagcgGTGAGGGAAACGTGAaaagtagcatgctactgtgttaaGCCGAAGGCCCCGTATCCCTTTCCTCCCCCTTCCTTCAATCCTTTACCTATCCTTTACCCCTCAAACGGGCAACGAATTTGCAGCAACGTTAACctcttctgcgaatgttcatgggtggcaCTCCCACCCCATCGCTTGCCTAAAAAATACTCGCTAATCGCCTTTTTCTACTCTAACGATTTGAGCGAAACCTTAGAACATAATCGATCTTTTTACTATTCGACTCTGTTGTTAAGTACTAATACTAGCTGGAGTttcgtattaaattaatcttaaaggtttttatttttatagaatgtgGTGTTATCGTATAAGTTAGTGCACTTGCATATGTATtcatttcagtttttttttcttctttctttcctaaataaataaatttaaaaaaataacaaataattatcaataagtaaggttaggttaggttattCTGACGCGCTCcagtaaattcaaatattcccTTTGGGCTCccttactattattataattagaataaCAACATACTCCGAAATTTTCCATCATCTTTGTTGCGTTTTGCGAAGGACAGTAGTCTTCTCCAAGGGTTCTCTCTATTTATATTCGTTTAAAATCATTGGGCATTGCAGTTGCTAAACAATATTACAGAACATAACTCGTTTTAGATTAATCAAGTGTAATAAGATCCAACACATCCCAAttacttcaaataataatttataaggtatgtatcagttatttatttattgtttaaatagataatcattatcagcccatactTCTGCTTATTAGAAGAACCCAAGCATTCCATCCCCATATTTTGGTTATAGTCATCCtacgtattattatattattgtatttataaatagacattagaaaatatttaggCCTGAGAACCAATGTGCCATGGAACTCCAATGAAACCAAGATgatgttattgttttgaaaactTGTTTACTCGACAAACTTTCAAGCCAAGTCTTATCTGTTCTACGAATTCTCAAATTTTATCTTGCtcaagatatttaataagtcaCGCGATTATAAGCACAGGGGTCagtaaatgctttataaatacttgtaattttatttaaggtacacagttcctgagatattttgtacatttgtaGTTGTGTTAGAAAAATGGCTTTGAAGGTaagtctaataaaattatataagtattcttTGTGGTCAGTAGAAGTTggtctatttaatttatttaagtgctATTTAATAAGCTTATTGATCGAATAAAAGCTTGAATAATGCTTTGTAAATgtgaagtttaaaaaaatacttttaattgtgAAACCAAACTTTTAATTCTGCATTTCACTcagttacatatatttacaatttcttgTGTATTCGATACACTGATTGAATGATACATATTTCCAATAACATTCGATTGAGCTTAGAGGTCGATCTAGAcgataaatattcttatatatatacgggagaaacaatttttccaaaaacaattaatgtaaCTACTCTGTGCatgctatttttaatattttcatttaaaaagattacattttgtatttaattacgaATAGAGCATTtaagaaagtaaaaatttgtttcttcTCTGGCGGTACCAAAGCTTCAATACTTTTAAGCAATCTGCCATCATTGTCATATGAATCGTCATCATACATGATGATTCGTGAAGTTAATTTACCATTATTCAaacatgattataaattaaactttacgcTTCAATAAATTCCTAAACATCAGGATAATAgtccaaaatttatttttttatttgtctctaAGAAAAACTCAAGAACTACTTCTGAAACTTACTGAACAGCCTAAATAGGATCATCATGGGATAGATTAAGTATTTTCAATATGATATGATACATTTAGCAATtctaattatgtaattttttttcagtttgttTGTGCTGTTCTCTTACTGGTAGCAATGGCGAACGGTAAGCTCATTTCCTATAACCTTAGTATTAcacgagtttttttttttagaagtaGACaggttttgatttttataatttcaatacattaaaataaattaatttacaattttgcaATAACACGCTTCAACGCCCCCCCCAAATTTTACTGAATCACTTATCAACCCAGGGGGCGTTAGCGGCCACTTTGAGAAAGACTGGTCATctagtacatattattattatatattgtgaaCCAAATGCAGGATTTAAGAAGTTAAGTTAACTAAGTTAGTTTAAGTTTCCAACTTATAAGTTTCCAACCTCCATTATCGTGATTAAGTTGACTAGTTAACAGCATTGTTTATCCTTGGGGAGACCTTGATaatcaataacataatttataggCCGTTCAATTATACGACCGCCACAGTTGTCTAGTTGTTTGCATGTTACATTAAGGGGACTACAAGATCTGAAAGCGTTTTTTATGACGTCCTAAAGTATATGAACCACTgcattgaaagaaaaacagaATAATGTATGATATGCTTCATAGTCCATTGACAAGTTACATTTGGGGTTGCGTTTTTTACTGTTACTATGGAAATGTCTTTAATAACTCAGTTTGTCCCGCCACGCTATTCTCTTTGTTCTAATAAAATTCCATTGAAATTCccattttctgtatttttaagtttttgttatggactaatgttgtgagaactaaataaagatgatttttattattattattttattattattatccaaTAAACATACAACTATTGTCCCACAAAAACTCAATAGACGAATTCTGTTGTTGTTGTACATctgaaatatttctaaaattttccCGAAAGCTAAACTAGAAAGCAGAATAAGCTAAGAAAGCAAAACAAAGTTATATGCTTTCTTTGAGCCTcgggatttttattttaacatttaattgtttttatttctgaatacaaaaatttacaattacatCTAGTGGCGTCTTAACATAGTgtgctatttattaaatcacatCATACTTTTAGGAAAACCGCAAGGATATGGTGGTGACTACAACCAAGGTCGTTCCGTACCAGGGACTCAACACAGTGGCCTAGGTGGATTCAACCAAGGCCAAGGTTACGGACCAGGCAACCAAGGCTTTGGAGGCGGCAATCAAGGTTTTGGACAAGGCAACCAAGGGTTTAGGCCTGGAAACCAAGGGTCTGGACCTGGCAACCAAGGGTTTGGACAAGGAAGCCAGGGGTCTGGACCCGGCAACCAAGGGTTTGGACAAGGAAACCAAGGTTTTGGACCAGGAAACCAAGGGTATGGTCATGGCAATCAGGGTGGTCACAGAGGCGGATACCAGGAGCATGGCTATTAGATGAAGAATAGTGAAGCGTTTAATTGCCAACGGCGAAGcgtgaatattaattaataaacgtgttaaataaattgaaatatatgtttcGTTTCATATCCCTTTGCGTATCGTGTCTGAGGCCACTCAATAGTCTGGTCTAATTAGACCAAATAAATAGGAGTGTAAATGCGATAACTTGTAGCCAGCTCTAAGGTAGGATTGTTCACAACAACGTTATAATCAAACCTAAAAAAATCTCTCCATTCTGATACCTGTCTGTCTTAAAAACGACTTGTCGCAAAACTCAGGGGAATATTGTTTGCTATAGTAGTAGTTGtagtttattactttaaaaatatcgattttattatataagactagTTTCTGAGATATAACGATTCAAAAACTCTGAAGAGTTGTAATCGTCATAATATGCACATGTTTCACGTCACCTTTTAGATGCTACACTTAGCGcgttttttaaccgacttcaataaaGATGTGTCTCAATTAgcatgtacatttttatgtcaccTCATAAGTTTTTACTGGgagaaccgattttgacgaaccttttttttttacttgacaTCTGCTGCCTTCTCAGTGGCCCCATTTCAATGATCTAGGTCTGAAAATttgaaggattttttttaaattatactcaCGGTATACAGTAGCACGGGCGCGGCGAGGAGCGCGCCGGCAAGCACGTCCCACCAATGGTGCCGCCGGTCCCACACACGCGACGCACCACACACCAGAGCACCCACCACACACACACCTTGCACCACGCGTATAACGCGACCGGGGAGGGATTCACCTCTTCTATATAGATAATactgtaaattgaaaaaaaatattagttttt
The Zerene cesonia ecotype Mississippi chromosome 14, Zerene_cesonia_1.1, whole genome shotgun sequence DNA segment above includes these coding regions:
- the LOC119831595 gene encoding holotricin-3-like — translated: MALKFVCAVLLLVAMANGKPQGYGGDYNQGRSVPGTQHSGLGGFNQGQGYGPGNQGFGGGNQGFGQGNQGFRPGNQGSGPGNQGFGQGSQGSGPGNQGFGQGNQGFGPGNQGYGHGNQGGHRGGYQEHGY